A single Vulcanisaeta distributa DSM 14429 DNA region contains:
- a CDS encoding metallophosphoesterase family protein: MVARILTTADIHSPKYFPRFREAVKNLGKFDAVLIAGDLMEDGKIEGLKILINELRRLSDTIIAVPGNEDYDEVMPRARELGVIRWLDDEVVKLTINDVTLRIIGSKGSLERPTTWQLRHIPNIADTYRRRVEWLRKTINSSRELTILLIHYAPTFKTLQGEDPRIWPSLGVRDLEGVIFSNNVIAIHGHAHNSTVRCVKSGSSYIVNAAFTNIWKPIILEVGNDGMKSISVSCQEVKHERGGGPSILDFMK, translated from the coding sequence ATGGTTGCTAGGATACTCACCACAGCAGACATTCACTCGCCGAAGTACTTCCCAAGGTTCAGGGAAGCCGTTAAAAACCTCGGCAAGTTCGACGCCGTACTCATAGCAGGCGATTTAATGGAGGATGGAAAGATTGAGGGATTAAAGATATTAATCAACGAATTAAGGAGGCTTAGTGACACGATAATTGCAGTGCCGGGTAATGAGGATTATGATGAGGTCATGCCGAGGGCTAGGGAGCTAGGTGTCATTAGGTGGCTTGATGATGAGGTCGTTAAATTAACAATAAATGATGTAACACTTAGGATAATTGGTTCGAAGGGATCCCTGGAGAGGCCAACGACGTGGCAGTTGAGGCACATACCCAATATAGCGGACACGTATAGGCGCAGGGTTGAGTGGCTTAGGAAAACCATCAACTCATCGAGGGAGTTAACAATCCTCTTAATACATTACGCACCAACATTTAAGACACTTCAGGGTGAGGATCCAAGGATTTGGCCTAGCCTTGGGGTTAGGGATTTGGAGGGTGTGATTTTTAGTAATAATGTCATTGCTATACATGGCCACGCCCACAACTCGACAGTTAGGTGCGTTAAGTCCGGTAGCTCCTACATAGTTAACGCTGCCTTCACAAATATTTGGAAGCCAATAATACTTGAGGTTGGTAATGATGGAATGAAGTCAATAAGCGTTAGTTGCCAGGAGGTTAAGCATGAGAGGGGTGGTGGGCCGTCAATACTTGATTTCATGAAGTAA
- the rimI gene encoding ribosomal protein S18-alanine N-acetyltransferase, with the protein MKGSLELRKCDPGNDLDIIVSLEREIFRPSEQYTLGFINWLCRNCTNYSYIAFMDGKPVGYIISCIEGLSRGHVISVGVLSDYRRMGIGNALMCRSICSMAERGIDHVILEVRVSNTPAITLYRKLGFDVHGVLRSYYNDGEDAYLMILGNDKFEALIRKCCSVTKQPP; encoded by the coding sequence ATGAAGGGCAGCCTAGAATTACGGAAGTGCGATCCTGGCAATGACCTAGACATAATAGTGAGTCTCGAGAGGGAGATCTTCAGGCCAAGCGAGCAGTACACCCTTGGTTTCATTAATTGGTTATGCAGGAATTGCACTAATTACTCCTACATAGCATTCATGGATGGGAAGCCCGTGGGCTACATAATATCGTGCATAGAGGGCCTCAGTAGGGGTCACGTGATATCCGTCGGCGTTCTCAGTGACTATAGGAGGATGGGCATTGGTAACGCGTTAATGTGTAGGTCAATATGCTCAATGGCCGAGAGGGGTATTGACCACGTGATACTTGAGGTCAGGGTATCAAACACGCCGGCAATAACGCTCTATAGGAAGCTTGGCTTTGACGTGCATGGCGTATTAAGGAGCTACTATAACGATGGTGAGGACGCATACCTAATGATACTTGGGAATGATAAGTTTGAGGCGTTAATACGTAAATGCTGCTCAGTAACCAAACAACCTCCTTAG
- a CDS encoding NAD(P)/FAD-dependent oxidoreductase, which produces MGMPRKRVVIVGGGIAGLTIANTLIEKAKGSVEVTVITRDRHYIGGPTRPLLLTNEEEYGRIIRGYEEIGLRGVNVVTGDVISIDPNNRVVNYTETLLGNRIKSLSYDYLVLAPGVVFDGSSINGYDKYWYMNANVYDPGRVHVLKNRVWNINGGTVVVYAPKAPYRCAPAPTETALLIHTILKYRGVRDKVRIIHIDANDKTQPPVIADVVKSIYDKAGIELITNQEIVEMSDGEVVTKSGERYRYDLLAMLEPNRAPSFIRDAGLGADWVEVRSPTDLRTPKFDDVLAAGDAAKLPYPKNQEIAFESALFATNKILEDLGSNERVSVQYAFVGWAYVGNIEGKLETVSVQFGFDYTQQPPKPSKDPEPKRDYTVQKDRWMQTYLRRLFGY; this is translated from the coding sequence ATGGGCATGCCCCGCAAAAGAGTTGTCATTGTCGGCGGTGGGATCGCAGGATTAACAATTGCAAATACACTAATTGAAAAGGCTAAGGGCTCCGTTGAAGTCACCGTGATAACCAGGGATAGGCACTACATCGGTGGACCAACGAGACCATTACTACTAACTAATGAGGAGGAGTACGGCAGGATCATCAGGGGTTATGAAGAGATTGGGTTAAGGGGTGTCAATGTTGTTACGGGTGACGTAATTAGCATCGACCCCAACAATAGGGTTGTTAACTACACCGAGACACTACTTGGCAACCGCATAAAGAGCTTAAGCTATGACTACCTCGTGCTGGCACCCGGCGTGGTCTTTGACGGCTCATCAATAAACGGCTATGATAAGTACTGGTACATGAACGCCAACGTTTATGACCCAGGTAGGGTCCACGTTCTCAAGAATAGGGTGTGGAATATTAATGGGGGTACGGTAGTAGTATACGCACCAAAGGCACCTTATAGATGTGCCCCCGCACCGACGGAAACCGCGCTTCTCATCCATACAATACTTAAGTATAGGGGTGTTAGGGATAAGGTTAGGATAATACATATTGATGCAAATGATAAGACGCAACCACCCGTGATAGCTGATGTTGTTAAGTCAATCTACGATAAGGCGGGCATTGAATTGATCACGAACCAGGAAATAGTCGAGATGAGTGATGGGGAGGTAGTTACGAAAAGCGGTGAGAGGTATAGGTACGACCTGCTGGCGATGCTTGAGCCCAACAGGGCTCCGTCATTCATAAGGGACGCTGGATTAGGTGCTGATTGGGTTGAGGTTAGGTCACCAACAGACCTGAGAACCCCTAAGTTTGACGATGTACTTGCCGCTGGTGATGCTGCAAAATTGCCATATCCAAAGAATCAGGAAATTGCGTTCGAGAGCGCGCTGTTTGCCACTAACAAGATCCTAGAGGACCTGGGCAGTAATGAGAGGGTGTCCGTGCAGTACGCATTTGTTGGTTGGGCTTACGTCGGTAATATTGAGGGTAAGTTGGAGACTGTAAGTGTTCAATTTGGCTTTGATTACACGCAACAACCACCAAAGCCGAGTAAGGATCCTGAGCCGAAGAGGGATTACACGGTGCAGAAGGATAGGTGGATGCAGACGTATCTAAGGAGGTTGTTTGGTTACTGA
- a CDS encoding MBL fold metallo-hydrolase: protein MQTQRLQRLSDNVYVVIGRTNAGVLVIDNNECVIIDTGIDEDSGRRILNAIKPLNLRVRAIINTHHHADHIGGNALIVKRSGATVYATPEDKPFIERPVLEPLYLFGSFPPKLLRTKLLEAEGVMVKELDDLYREVSLEVMPLPGHTMGMVGIAYGNTLFTADAFFPVDVIRKYGAPYHLNAGLALESLRKLSEGVTRYEYVVPAHGDVMKPQDAINVINENINAINRLRELVLSNVGDQVVLEDLIVKLLSSLGITIDSPHNYLLNRSALLSYIAWLADDGLLTINAVGNRLIVSRVKR from the coding sequence ATGCAAACGCAGAGGCTACAGAGACTTTCGGATAATGTTTACGTTGTGATTGGTAGAACGAATGCCGGCGTGTTAGTTATAGATAATAATGAGTGCGTGATAATTGATACGGGGATTGACGAGGACTCAGGACGTAGAATACTCAACGCCATTAAACCCCTAAACCTAAGGGTTCGCGCCATAATAAATACTCACCATCACGCGGACCACATCGGCGGTAACGCGTTAATTGTTAAGAGGAGCGGTGCCACCGTCTACGCGACACCGGAGGATAAACCCTTCATAGAGAGGCCCGTGCTCGAACCGCTTTATCTCTTTGGCTCCTTCCCACCTAAGTTACTTAGGACGAAACTCCTTGAGGCTGAGGGCGTAATGGTTAAGGAACTGGACGATCTATATAGGGAGGTGAGTCTTGAGGTAATGCCACTACCAGGGCATACGATGGGTATGGTCGGGATAGCCTACGGAAATACGCTGTTCACGGCTGACGCGTTCTTCCCGGTTGATGTCATACGAAAGTACGGAGCGCCATACCACTTAAATGCCGGTCTCGCGCTTGAAAGCCTTAGGAAGCTCTCCGAGGGTGTGACTAGGTATGAGTATGTCGTGCCTGCCCACGGCGATGTAATGAAGCCTCAAGATGCTATTAACGTAATTAATGAGAATATTAATGCAATAAATAGGTTGAGGGAGCTCGTCCTTAGTAATGTCGGTGATCAAGTAGTACTTGAGGACTTAATTGTAAAGCTACTCTCATCGTTGGGTATAACCATTGATTCACCACACAATTACCTGCTGAACCGCTCCGCACTCCTCTCATACATTGCCTGGCTGGCTGATGATGGATTACTAACAATCAACGCCGTGGGTAATAGGCTGATCGTCTCTAGGGTGAAGAGGTGA